One genomic region from Balaenoptera acutorostrata chromosome 1, mBalAcu1.1, whole genome shotgun sequence encodes:
- the MNDA gene encoding LOW QUALITY PROTEIN: myeloid cell nuclear differentiation antigen (The sequence of the model RefSeq protein was modified relative to this genomic sequence to represent the inferred CDS: deleted 1 base in 1 codon; substituted 2 bases at 2 genomic stop codons), translating into MVNEYKKIVLVKGLQNMNDYQFSMIKSLLAQDLKLTRKKQDKYNKIQTADVMEKKFPGATFVNKLIDVLEDIETFKDLVKELRKEKLKEKKKKQTEEETGTKRNKASPEQIQSLYPSVTNTPTTVGLPPPPEAXSSTPSSTHPPENQKTQIQSKVTARRSVLQKGPMTMMVLKAAEAFEYESPEGGKNTMFHATVVTASQFFQVKVFNTNLKEKFTKQKVITISDYFECRGILEINKASSVSEVGLDQKSEVPNSIVKRAKETPKMDSLLKQASGTFMYELFMLYQKKVNKKNIIYEIQDNTGKMDVVGNGKRHIIKCEEGDKLXLFCFQLRIIDQKLKLTCGNHSFIQVFKTKKIGRTNQFSFNSES; encoded by the exons ATGGTAAATGAATACAAGAAAATTGTTTTGGTGAAAGGATTACAGAACATGAATGATTATCAGTTTAGCATGATTAAGTCTTTACTGGCCCAGGATTTAAAACTGACTAGAAAAAAGCAAGataaatacaacaaaattcaGACTGCTGAtgtgatg gaaaaaaaattcccaggtGCTACCTTTGTCAACAAACTAATAGATGTATTAGAAGACATAGAAACATTTAAAGACCTTGTAAAAGAACTTAGAAAGGAGAAGCTAAAAG aaaagaaaaaaaaacaaactgaagaagagacTGGAACAAAAAGGAATAAGGCATCTCCAGAGCAGATTCAGTCTCTGTACCCTTCAGTAACCAACACACCCACAACCGTGGGCCTTCCTCCACCTCCTGAGGCCTGATCATCAACTCCATCCTCCACTCACCCACCTGAG AACCAGAAAACGCAGATCCAAAGTAAAGTAACTGCCAGGAGAAGTGTTCTACAAAAGGGCCCAATGACAATGATGGTACTGAAAGCAGCAGAGGCATTTGAATATGAGTCACCAGAAGGGGGGAAAAATACAATGTTTCATGCTACAGTGGTTACTGCAAGTCAGTTTTTCCAAGTGAAGGTTTTTAACACCAACCTTAAAGAGAAATTCACAAAGCAGAAGGTCATTACCATATCAGATTACTTTGAATGCAGAGGAATCCTGGAGATAAACAAAGCATCATCTGTGTCTGAAGTTGGTCTTGATCAAAAGTCTGAAGTTCCAAACAGCATTgtaaaaagagcaaaagaaactcCCAAGATGGATAGTCTTCTCAAGCAAGCGTCGGGAACATTTATGTATGAGTTGTTTATGTTATATCAG aaaaaagtaaataagaagaACATAATCTATGAAATACAGGATAATACAGGAAAGATGGATGTTGTGGGGAATGGAAAACGGCACATTATCAAGTGTGAGGAAGGAGACAAACTTTGACTTTTCTGCTTTCAACTGAGAATAATTGACCAGAAGCTGAAACTCACATGTGGAAATCACAGCTTCATCCAG GTCTTCAAGACTAAGAAGATAGGAAGGACCAACcagttttcatttaattctgaaaGTTGA
- the AIM2 gene encoding LOW QUALITY PROTEIN: interferon-inducible protein AIM2 (The sequence of the model RefSeq protein was modified relative to this genomic sequence to represent the inferred CDS: inserted 2 bases in 2 codons; deleted 3 bases in 2 codons; substituted 4 bases at 4 genomic stop codons): MVVVAEHVSKKPNNSQELEWELKYKWKKGAKLVKERSQAEVIPVVSAAPRNDVXEHAPLEVSPHIKCDGQPEWKKMVAXQESIRQSIAERPVTVMVPKAMKPFEFETQEGKQXMFHTAVVMESAFFYVKVFNKXLKDKFTPKKIMISKYYWHSCFLEANSASLVCDVESDQXISVPQHIIRKPGETPKIXKLQTQPHKTIVNRLFVVQKDITLVKNEQVDAPPELVLYRANAQAEAFQSRWPCSHSLQVYLMM, from the exons ATGGTGGTCGTTGCAGAGCATGTGTCAAAGAAACCTAACAACAGCCAGGAGTTAGAGTGGGAGTTG aaatacaaatggaaaaaagGAGCAAAGCTAGTGAAAGAGAGAAGTCAAGCTGAAGTGATTCCTGTTGTTTCTGCAGCTCCCAGAAATGATG ATGAACATGCCCCACTGGAAGTCTCTCCTCATATTAAGTGTGACGGGCAA CCTGAGTGGAAAAAGATGGTGGCCTAGCAGGAATCCATCAGGCAA AGCATTGCAGAAAGGCCTGTGACAGTCATGGTGCCAAAAGCAATGAAGCCTTTTGAATTTGAGACCCAAGAAGGAAAACAATAGATGTTTCACACTGCAGTGGTGATGGAGAGTGCGTTCTTTTATGTAAAAGTTTTCAATAAATAGCTGAAGGATAAATTCActccaaaaaaaattatgatatcAAAATATTATTGGCACAGTTGTTTCCTGGAAGCAAATAGTGCCTCCCTTGTGTGTGATGTCGAATCTGACCAATAGATCAGT GTCCCACAGCACATTATCAGAAAACCTGGTGAAACCCCAAAGA GTAAGCTTCAAACTCAGCCACATAAAACAATTGTGAATAGGCTGTTTGTAGTCCAGAag GATATAACTCTGGTCAAGAATGAACAGGTTGATGCTCCACCAGAATTGGTGCTCTATAGGGCTAACGCCCAAGCTGAGGCCTTCCAAAGCAGATGGCCATGCTCACACTCACTGCAAGTTTATCTCATGATGTAA